From Microbacterium sp. YJN-G, a single genomic window includes:
- a CDS encoding lycopene cyclase domain-containing protein, with amino-acid sequence MTYLLLCGVFLLIAGAAALLLCRGRRGLSSAVPAITAAVLAVLTAVFDNLMIAAGLFAYADEHISGLRIGLAPVEDFAYPLAAVILLPALWARLRPSDAPPTSDTGEAR; translated from the coding sequence ATGACCTATCTGCTGCTGTGCGGTGTCTTCCTGCTGATCGCCGGTGCCGCCGCGCTCCTGCTGTGCCGCGGGCGCCGCGGTCTCTCCTCGGCCGTGCCGGCCATCACGGCGGCAGTTCTCGCCGTGCTCACCGCGGTCTTCGACAACCTCATGATCGCGGCGGGGCTGTTCGCCTACGCCGACGAGCACATCTCCGGACTGCGCATCGGGCTGGCGCCCGTCGAGGACTTCGCCTATCCGCTGGCGGCGGTGATACTGCTGCCGGCACTGTGGGCGCGGCTGCGACCTTCGGACGCCCCGCCCACCTCCGATACCGGGGAGGCACGATGA
- a CDS encoding SDR family oxidoreductase: MDEGTAYEDAQADALSAPTGAEEALRAPARADGAARRVLMLGATGYIGGRLVPRLLNGGYRVRLLTRSAGRIDPLPWASRVEIVTGDATDPDAVNGAMDGVDVVYHLVHSLASGDDFARLDRTITENVAHGAARGDVGRIIYLGGLHPEGVELSRHLASRKEVGEILLGSGVPTLVLRAGVVIGSGSASFEMVRHLTEVLPYMPAPRWVRNRIQPIAVRDVLHYLLAAARVDRSISRAVDIGGPDVLRYGQMMNGYAIEAGLPQRGIAALPVLTPRLASLWVGLVTPVPPRIARPLVESLQHPCVMRDHAIDGIIPRPPDGLTGYRAAVRLALGRIEIDEVETSWVDATVSRAPSDPLPSDPDWAGRTVFTDRRRRATSAGPDAVWPVISRIGGENGWYSAPLLWALRGWADRLMGGVGLQRGRRSRTRLAKGDAVDVWRVEAIEPGRMLRLRAEMRVPGSAWLELGVDARPGGAEYWQRAVFFPRGLSGRLYWLAMLPFHGLIFTGMVSRIVADAESGRLSRSDR; this comes from the coding sequence ATGGACGAGGGCACCGCGTATGAGGACGCGCAGGCCGACGCGCTCAGCGCACCCACCGGCGCCGAGGAGGCGCTGCGCGCCCCTGCGCGCGCCGACGGTGCGGCACGGCGCGTGCTCATGCTGGGAGCGACCGGCTACATCGGGGGCCGGCTGGTTCCGCGGCTGCTGAACGGCGGCTACCGCGTGCGGCTGCTCACGCGGTCTGCGGGCAGGATCGATCCGCTGCCCTGGGCGAGCCGTGTCGAGATCGTCACCGGTGACGCGACCGATCCGGATGCCGTGAACGGTGCCATGGACGGTGTGGACGTCGTCTACCACCTCGTGCATTCCTTGGCCTCCGGTGACGACTTCGCGCGCCTGGACCGCACGATCACCGAGAACGTCGCGCACGGCGCCGCCCGCGGCGACGTCGGACGCATCATCTACCTCGGCGGGCTGCATCCCGAGGGCGTCGAGCTGTCGCGGCACCTCGCCTCGCGCAAGGAGGTCGGTGAGATCCTGCTGGGCTCCGGCGTACCGACCCTCGTGCTGCGCGCGGGCGTCGTGATCGGCTCGGGGTCAGCCTCGTTCGAGATGGTCCGGCACCTCACCGAGGTGCTTCCGTACATGCCCGCACCGCGATGGGTGCGCAACCGCATCCAGCCCATCGCCGTTCGCGACGTGCTGCACTACCTGCTCGCGGCCGCGCGGGTCGATCGCAGCATCAGCCGGGCCGTCGACATCGGCGGCCCCGACGTGCTGCGCTATGGCCAGATGATGAACGGTTACGCCATCGAAGCGGGCCTTCCGCAGCGTGGCATCGCCGCGCTGCCCGTGCTCACGCCGCGGCTGGCCTCCCTCTGGGTGGGGCTGGTCACTCCGGTCCCTCCGCGCATCGCGCGGCCGCTGGTCGAGTCGCTGCAGCATCCGTGTGTCATGCGCGACCATGCGATCGACGGGATCATCCCCCGTCCCCCGGACGGGCTCACCGGCTACCGTGCCGCCGTCCGCCTGGCGCTCGGCCGGATCGAGATCGATGAGGTCGAGACGAGCTGGGTCGATGCGACGGTGTCGCGCGCCCCCAGCGATCCGCTGCCGAGCGACCCGGACTGGGCGGGACGGACGGTGTTCACCGACCGGCGTCGCCGGGCCACCTCCGCCGGGCCGGATGCCGTCTGGCCGGTGATCTCGCGGATCGGCGGGGAGAACGGCTGGTATTCGGCGCCGTTGCTGTGGGCGCTGCGCGGGTGGGCCGACCGTCTGATGGGCGGTGTGGGGCTGCAGCGCGGCCGCCGTTCGCGTACGCGGCTCGCGAAGGGCGACGCGGTGGACGTGTGGCGGGTCGAGGCGATCGAACCCGGACGGATGCTGCGCCTGCGGGCCGAGATGCGCGTGCCCGGCAGTGCCTGGCTCGAGCTCGGCGTCGACGCCCGGCCAGGCGGAGCGGAGTACTGGCAGCGCGCGGTCTTCTTCCCGCGCGGCCTGTCGGGCCGGCTCTACTGGCTGGCGATGCTGCCGTTCCACGGGCTGATCTTCACCGGGATGGTGAGCCGCATCGTCGCCGATGCCGAGAGCGGCCGGCTCAGCCGTTCCGACCGGTGA
- the idi gene encoding isopentenyl-diphosphate Delta-isomerase, producing MNTVDLRERVVLLDEQGRACGAAPKDEVHHRSTPLHLAFSCHVVDEAGRVLLTRRALGKATWPGTWTNAFCGHPQPFEDVPDAVVRRAAHELGLGVADMRLALPDFRYRAVDASGMVENEICPVYIARAIGAPALNPDEAMDARWVEPEDLASALETAPWAFSPWLFLQAQELSGADGRVTALAWRSGS from the coding sequence ATGAATACGGTGGATCTGCGAGAGCGAGTGGTCCTGCTCGACGAGCAGGGTCGGGCGTGCGGCGCAGCCCCCAAGGACGAGGTGCACCACAGGAGCACGCCGCTGCACCTGGCCTTCTCCTGCCACGTCGTCGACGAGGCGGGGCGTGTATTGCTCACCCGCAGAGCACTCGGCAAGGCGACGTGGCCGGGCACGTGGACGAACGCGTTCTGCGGCCACCCGCAGCCCTTCGAGGACGTGCCGGATGCCGTGGTGCGCCGTGCCGCCCACGAGCTCGGGCTGGGTGTCGCGGATATGCGGCTCGCACTCCCCGACTTCCGCTATCGCGCGGTGGATGCATCGGGGATGGTCGAGAACGAGATCTGCCCGGTGTACATCGCACGGGCGATCGGGGCGCCGGCGCTGAACCCCGACGAGGCGATGGACGCCCGCTGGGTGGAGCCGGAGGATCTCGCCTCCGCGCTGGAGACCGCCCCCTGGGCCTTCAGCCCCTGGCTTTTCCTTCAGGCGCAGGAGCTCTCGGGCGCCGACGGAAGGGTCACCGCCCTGGCATGGCGGTCCGGGTCGTGA
- a CDS encoding phytoene/squalene synthase family protein has product MRPAQGLELYTRTSRAMSSRVIRAYSTSFGLASRMLPRSVRAGIADVYALVRIADEIVDGPAAEAGLDAARTRHLLDELERETLSALETGFSANPVVHAFAATARECGIDAALVRPFFASMRMDTLGEIRFDDASYRRYIHGSAEVVGSMCLRVFACEGRGVLIDEQLEEGARRLGAAFQKVNFLRDLSDDVGRLHRAYIPGIDPAHITDRQKDAVVDEIAQDLAIARLAIALLPPRSRRATSAAAALFGALNERLRATPAAELRRSRASVPLTGKLWIVTRAAAGRTAA; this is encoded by the coding sequence ATGAGGCCTGCGCAGGGCCTTGAGCTGTACACCCGCACCTCGCGGGCGATGTCATCGCGCGTGATCCGCGCGTACTCGACGTCGTTCGGCCTGGCCAGCAGGATGCTGCCGCGCAGCGTGCGAGCGGGCATCGCCGACGTGTACGCCCTCGTGCGCATCGCGGACGAGATCGTCGACGGCCCGGCGGCCGAGGCAGGACTGGATGCCGCGCGGACGCGCCACCTGCTCGATGAGCTCGAACGCGAGACCCTCTCGGCCCTGGAGACCGGCTTCAGCGCGAACCCGGTCGTGCACGCATTCGCCGCCACCGCGCGTGAATGCGGTATCGATGCGGCGCTCGTGCGTCCGTTCTTCGCCTCGATGCGCATGGACACCCTCGGTGAGATCCGCTTCGACGATGCTTCCTACCGGCGTTACATCCACGGCTCCGCCGAGGTGGTCGGCTCGATGTGCCTGCGGGTCTTCGCGTGCGAGGGGCGCGGAGTGCTGATCGACGAACAGCTGGAGGAGGGCGCGCGCCGGCTCGGCGCCGCGTTCCAGAAGGTCAACTTCCTGCGTGACCTCTCCGACGACGTCGGCCGGCTGCACCGCGCGTACATCCCGGGCATCGATCCGGCACACATCACCGACAGACAGAAGGATGCCGTGGTCGACGAGATCGCCCAGGACCTCGCGATCGCACGCCTCGCCATTGCGCTCCTCCCGCCGCGCTCGCGCCGTGCCACCAGTGCCGCGGCGGCGCTGTTCGGCGCGCTCAACGAGCGGCTGCGCGCGACGCCCGCGGCCGAGCTGCGCCGCAGTCGGGCATCCGTGCCGCTCACCGGGAAGCTGTGGATCGTCACCCGTGCCGCCGCCGGACGGACGGCGGCGTGA
- a CDS encoding lycopene cyclase domain-containing protein, protein MNLIHLTALLVSLTGIVLLDVRHRLFLGRAPGRALLVLTIGTAFFLLWDLAGIGLGVFFRAESPYATGILLAPELPLEEPVFLLFLCQLTMVLVCGAERMVQRRRRSRRPSGREEPR, encoded by the coding sequence GTGAATCTGATCCACCTGACCGCGCTGCTGGTGTCACTGACCGGCATCGTGCTGCTGGATGTGCGACACCGCCTGTTCCTCGGGCGTGCTCCAGGGCGGGCGCTGCTCGTGCTCACGATCGGGACCGCGTTCTTCCTGCTCTGGGACCTTGCCGGCATCGGCCTGGGTGTGTTCTTCCGTGCCGAGAGCCCCTACGCCACCGGCATCCTGCTCGCCCCCGAGCTGCCGCTCGAGGAGCCGGTGTTCCTGCTGTTCCTCTGCCAGCTGACCATGGTGCTGGTCTGCGGCGCCGAGCGGATGGTGCAGCGGCGGCGGCGCAGCCGGCGCCCCTCCGGAAGGGAGGAACCGCGATGA
- the crtI gene encoding phytoene desaturase family protein, whose translation MSVRERAVVVGGGISGLATAALLAREGLDVTLVEARSELGGRAGRWNHAGFSFDTGPSWYLMPEVFDHFFRLLGTSAAEQLDLVRLDPAYRVYFEGEQVPFDLPAEGARDALVGLDPASGHRLDAYLASAAETYHLATSTFLYSTYQSLLPLLGAKVLPRLPRLARLLTEPLDRRIRRHTGDRRVQQVLGYPAVFLGTSPAAAPGMYHLMSHLDIGQGVLYPRGGFAAVIDAIARLAMQEGAVLRTGCRARRITVQGGAATGVEVELPGGGTEHLPADVVVSTADLHVTEHQLLEPAHRSTRDAWWESRDPGPGAVLALLGVRGELPELTHHTLLFTRDWELGFDAIYGSSPRIPDPASLYVCRPSATDSVAPAGHENLFVLIPVPADPAIGAGGLDGGGDPAVERTVDAAIAQLAAWCGIPDLASRIVLRRSIGPADFERDFGAWRGGALGPAHTLRQSAVLRGSNASRTVDGLLYAGATTIPGIGLPMCLISAELVVKRLRGDRSASPLAEPL comes from the coding sequence GTGAGCGTCCGCGAACGCGCCGTCGTCGTCGGCGGCGGGATCTCGGGGCTCGCCACCGCCGCACTGCTGGCACGCGAGGGCCTGGACGTCACCCTCGTGGAGGCGCGCTCCGAACTCGGCGGCCGGGCGGGGCGCTGGAACCACGCCGGGTTCTCGTTCGACACCGGCCCCTCCTGGTATCTGATGCCGGAAGTGTTCGATCACTTCTTCCGCCTACTGGGCACCTCGGCCGCCGAGCAGCTCGACCTCGTCCGGCTCGACCCCGCCTACCGGGTGTACTTCGAGGGCGAGCAGGTGCCGTTCGACCTGCCCGCGGAGGGCGCCCGTGATGCGCTGGTCGGCCTGGATCCGGCATCCGGTCACCGTCTGGACGCCTACCTCGCGTCCGCCGCAGAGACCTACCACCTGGCGACGTCGACGTTCCTCTACAGTACGTACCAGTCGCTGCTCCCGCTGCTCGGAGCGAAGGTGCTGCCGCGTCTGCCGCGGCTGGCCCGGCTGCTCACCGAACCGCTGGATCGCCGGATCCGGCGGCACACCGGGGATCGGCGCGTGCAGCAGGTCCTCGGTTATCCGGCGGTGTTCCTGGGCACCTCCCCCGCCGCTGCACCGGGCATGTACCACCTCATGAGTCATCTCGACATCGGCCAGGGCGTGCTCTACCCGCGCGGCGGCTTCGCCGCCGTGATCGACGCGATAGCCCGCCTCGCCATGCAGGAGGGCGCCGTGCTGCGCACCGGATGCCGAGCGCGACGCATCACGGTCCAGGGCGGCGCCGCCACGGGCGTCGAGGTCGAGCTTCCCGGCGGTGGCACCGAGCATCTCCCCGCCGACGTCGTCGTCTCCACGGCAGACCTGCACGTCACCGAGCATCAGCTGCTCGAGCCGGCGCATCGCAGCACGCGCGACGCGTGGTGGGAATCGCGCGACCCCGGCCCCGGTGCGGTGCTCGCCCTGCTGGGAGTGCGCGGGGAGCTGCCCGAGCTCACCCACCACACGCTGCTGTTCACCCGAGACTGGGAGCTCGGTTTCGATGCGATCTACGGCTCGTCGCCGCGCATCCCCGACCCGGCATCGCTGTACGTGTGCCGTCCGAGCGCCACCGACAGCGTGGCCCCGGCCGGCCACGAAAACCTGTTCGTGCTGATCCCAGTCCCCGCCGATCCCGCGATCGGAGCCGGAGGGCTCGACGGCGGCGGCGATCCGGCCGTCGAGCGGACCGTCGATGCCGCGATCGCGCAGCTCGCCGCGTGGTGCGGCATCCCGGATCTGGCGTCGCGGATCGTCCTGCGGCGCAGCATCGGACCGGCCGACTTCGAGCGCGACTTCGGCGCCTGGCGTGGCGGGGCCCTGGGCCCAGCGCACACCCTCCGCCAGAGCGCGGTGCTGCGCGGGTCGAACGCGTCCCGCACGGTCGACGGCCTGCTCTACGCCGGGGCGACCACGATCCCCGGGATCGGGCTGCCGATGTGCCTGATCAGCGCCGAGCTCGTCGTCAAGCGCCTGCGCGGCGACCGGTCGGCCTCTCCCCTGGCGGAGCCGCTGTGA
- a CDS encoding heavy metal translocating P-type ATPase — protein sequence MSRAKRIWHSAFRRLWGTVVLSGALIAAALISGLDALMILAALIAGAPIAVSAWRALRMRLVSIDLLVVVAATGALFLQNHWESAAVTFLFALGKALERTTLQRTRRALSDLVDGAPQTATVLRAGDDGTEEQVAVEAWELVPGDVVVVRNGEQVPVDGHVVAGTGGVDEATITGESLPAEKAAGSAVYAGTWLRSGMLRVVAERVGGDSALASIIHRVEEAQDDKARTQTFLERFSKYYTPGVLIGALIAGLITRDVELALTLLVIGCPGALVISIPVSIVAGIGRCAMDGVLIKGGEHLETAARVDALVVDKTGTLTHGRPELTDVVALAADVNRDDVLLLAARAETASEHPLADAVIRGATAASLAVAPVAHAEPVTGLGIRADVDGRTVSVGAAALMADEPDAALLRPFHEQGRTAMFVGVDGRTVGILALADTVRTDAAEAVARLRRRGIEVIMATGDAEAVARGVATELGITAHHAGMMPEDKLDLVRDLQRRGRTVAMLGDGVNDTPALAQADVGVAMGAAGSPAAIETADIALMADDLLRLPYAFGMARRTVRTMRINIAIALITVALLVLGVFLGGVTMSLGMLVHEASVLAVSAIAMLLLRPAREGAASPTRGTAVARERAVASADAIRAEPF from the coding sequence ATGAGCAGGGCGAAGAGGATCTGGCATTCCGCATTCCGCCGACTGTGGGGCACGGTCGTGCTCTCGGGGGCGCTGATCGCCGCGGCGCTGATCAGCGGCCTGGACGCGCTGATGATCCTCGCCGCGCTCATCGCGGGTGCTCCGATCGCCGTCTCTGCCTGGCGGGCGCTGCGGATGAGGCTGGTCTCGATCGACCTGCTCGTCGTCGTCGCGGCCACCGGTGCGCTGTTCCTGCAGAACCATTGGGAGTCCGCAGCCGTGACCTTCCTCTTCGCGCTCGGCAAGGCGCTGGAGCGCACCACGCTGCAGCGCACCCGCCGTGCGCTCTCGGATCTGGTCGACGGGGCGCCGCAGACCGCGACCGTGCTGCGTGCCGGTGATGACGGCACCGAGGAGCAGGTTGCCGTCGAGGCGTGGGAGCTGGTGCCCGGTGACGTGGTCGTGGTCCGCAACGGCGAGCAGGTGCCCGTCGACGGCCACGTCGTGGCGGGCACCGGGGGTGTCGACGAGGCGACCATCACCGGCGAATCACTGCCGGCGGAGAAGGCCGCGGGCTCGGCCGTGTACGCGGGCACCTGGCTGCGGTCGGGCATGCTGCGCGTGGTGGCCGAGCGCGTGGGTGGCGACTCCGCGCTCGCCTCGATCATCCACCGGGTCGAAGAGGCGCAGGATGACAAGGCGCGCACGCAGACCTTCCTGGAGCGCTTCTCGAAGTACTACACCCCCGGCGTGCTGATCGGCGCGCTCATCGCCGGGCTCATCACCCGCGACGTCGAACTCGCGCTCACCCTGCTGGTGATCGGCTGCCCGGGCGCCCTGGTCATCTCGATCCCGGTGTCGATCGTCGCCGGCATCGGCCGCTGCGCCATGGACGGAGTGCTGATCAAGGGCGGCGAGCATCTCGAGACCGCAGCGCGTGTGGACGCGCTGGTCGTCGACAAGACCGGCACCCTCACGCACGGCAGGCCCGAACTCACCGACGTCGTGGCGCTCGCCGCCGATGTGAACCGCGATGACGTGCTGCTGCTGGCGGCCCGCGCCGAGACGGCATCCGAGCATCCGCTCGCCGACGCCGTGATCCGGGGCGCGACCGCCGCGAGCCTGGCCGTGGCCCCGGTCGCGCACGCCGAGCCGGTGACGGGCCTGGGCATCCGGGCCGACGTCGACGGCCGCACCGTCAGCGTCGGTGCGGCAGCGTTGATGGCGGACGAACCGGATGCCGCACTGCTGCGCCCGTTCCACGAGCAGGGCCGCACGGCGATGTTCGTCGGCGTGGACGGCCGCACCGTCGGCATCCTCGCCCTGGCCGACACCGTCAGGACAGACGCCGCTGAGGCGGTCGCACGTCTGCGCCGGCGCGGGATCGAGGTGATCATGGCCACCGGCGACGCCGAGGCCGTGGCACGCGGCGTCGCGACCGAGCTGGGCATCACAGCCCATCACGCCGGCATGATGCCCGAGGACAAGCTCGACCTCGTCCGTGATCTGCAGCGCCGCGGACGCACGGTCGCGATGCTCGGCGACGGTGTCAACGACACCCCCGCCCTCGCCCAGGCAGACGTGGGCGTGGCGATGGGGGCAGCCGGATCACCCGCCGCGATCGAGACTGCAGACATCGCCCTGATGGCCGACGACCTGCTGCGCCTGCCCTACGCATTCGGGATGGCCAGGCGTACGGTTCGTACGATGCGGATCAACATCGCGATCGCGCTGATCACCGTGGCGCTGCTGGTGCTGGGCGTGTTCCTGGGCGGAGTGACGATGTCGCTGGGGATGCTCGTGCACGAGGCCTCCGTGCTGGCGGTGTCGGCCATCGCGATGCTGCTGCTGCGCCCGGCGCGCGAGGGTGCAGCGTCGCCGACTCGCGGTACTGCGGTCGCTCGTGAGCGCGCTGTGGCGTCAGCTGACGCGATTCGCGCGGAACCGTTCTAG
- a CDS encoding prenyltransferase: MIRDLFVVSRPLSWINTSYPFAAAYLLTTREVDLVWVLGTVFFLIPYNLAMYGVNDVFDHASDLANPRKGGVEGALLSPSRHRTVLWTAALSCLPFVVALVLLAPPSATVILAVSLFAVVAYSAPPFRFKEIPFLDSVTSSVHFVSPAIYGVAAAGGAPTSGLIAVLGAFLLWGIASHAFGAVQDVVPDRAGGISSIATVLGAARTVRVALTCWTLAGLLMLTTGSPGAFAALLALPYIAAAAPYARVTDEDSARANRGWRRFLWINYACGFAVTMLLILHAIRTA, translated from the coding sequence ATGATCCGTGACCTTTTCGTGGTTTCCCGCCCGCTCAGCTGGATCAACACCTCCTATCCGTTCGCCGCCGCCTACCTGCTGACCACCCGTGAGGTCGACCTCGTGTGGGTGCTCGGCACCGTCTTCTTCCTCATCCCGTACAACCTCGCGATGTACGGCGTCAACGACGTGTTCGACCACGCATCCGACCTCGCCAACCCGCGCAAGGGCGGCGTCGAAGGCGCCCTGCTGTCACCGTCGCGGCATCGCACCGTGCTGTGGACCGCCGCTCTGAGCTGTCTCCCGTTCGTCGTCGCGCTCGTGCTGCTCGCTCCTCCCTCAGCGACGGTGATCCTCGCCGTGAGCCTGTTCGCGGTCGTGGCGTACTCGGCGCCCCCGTTCCGGTTCAAGGAGATCCCGTTCCTGGACTCGGTCACATCGAGCGTTCACTTCGTCAGTCCGGCCATCTACGGCGTCGCCGCCGCCGGCGGGGCACCGACGTCCGGGCTGATCGCGGTGCTCGGCGCCTTCCTGCTCTGGGGCATCGCGAGCCACGCGTTCGGCGCGGTGCAGGATGTCGTGCCCGACCGGGCCGGCGGGATCTCGTCGATCGCGACGGTGCTGGGCGCCGCACGCACCGTGCGGGTGGCGCTGACGTGCTGGACACTCGCCGGCCTGCTCATGCTCACCACCGGCTCCCCCGGTGCGTTCGCGGCGCTGCTCGCGCTGCCCTACATCGCGGCCGCCGCACCCTACGCCCGCGTCACCGATGAGGACTCGGCGCGCGCGAACCGCGGCTGGCGGCGGTTCCTCTGGATCAACTACGCGTGCGGCTTCGCCGTGACGATGCTGCTCATCCTGCACGCGATCCGCACGGCATGA
- a CDS encoding polyprenyl synthetase family protein, whose amino-acid sequence MSVDTAFGIRGLEETIDRFFAERILRAEELGGGYAQLWRFAHEATTGGKRVRPRLLILAHERLGGGDTESALRAGAAFELLHTALLLHDDVLDGDLVRRGRPNLAGRFASEAIDAGHGAGTAREWGTASATLAGDLLISGAHALAAGIPGSAGDAVHRIIDDALFVTVAGEHADVGYAMGVMDAAEHDILRMMEHKTAAYSFAGPLQAGAALAGAMESACADLGRIGSALGVLYQLRDDLLGVFGDERRTGKSALGDLREGKRTLLIAFAENTPQWSQVAHLFGRAPLDVADAELLRSALIASGAAERMQALTDAQHDRVRSMIEQAALPAALRKALQRTATMCAERTA is encoded by the coding sequence GTGAGCGTCGACACAGCCTTCGGCATCCGCGGCCTGGAGGAGACGATCGACAGGTTCTTCGCGGAGCGCATCCTGCGCGCCGAAGAACTCGGCGGCGGGTACGCGCAGCTGTGGAGGTTCGCGCATGAGGCGACCACCGGCGGCAAGCGCGTGCGTCCGCGGCTGCTCATCCTCGCCCACGAACGACTGGGCGGCGGCGACACCGAGTCCGCGCTCCGCGCCGGCGCCGCGTTCGAGCTGCTGCACACCGCGCTCCTGCTGCACGACGACGTCCTCGACGGGGATCTCGTGCGGCGGGGCCGCCCGAACCTCGCCGGCCGCTTCGCGTCGGAGGCCATCGATGCCGGCCACGGCGCCGGCACGGCGCGCGAGTGGGGAACCGCCTCGGCCACCCTCGCCGGAGACCTGCTCATCAGCGGCGCGCACGCGCTCGCGGCCGGCATCCCCGGTTCTGCGGGCGATGCCGTGCACCGCATCATCGACGACGCCCTCTTCGTCACCGTCGCAGGAGAGCACGCCGACGTCGGGTACGCAATGGGGGTGATGGATGCCGCCGAGCACGACATCCTGCGCATGATGGAGCACAAGACCGCCGCCTACTCCTTCGCGGGCCCGCTGCAGGCGGGCGCGGCGCTCGCCGGCGCCATGGAGTCCGCCTGCGCCGACCTCGGCCGCATCGGGAGCGCCCTCGGCGTGCTGTATCAGCTGCGCGACGACCTGCTCGGCGTCTTCGGCGACGAGCGGCGCACCGGCAAGTCCGCCCTCGGCGATCTGCGCGAGGGCAAGCGCACCCTGCTGATCGCGTTCGCCGAGAACACGCCGCAGTGGTCGCAGGTGGCGCATCTGTTCGGCCGCGCTCCCCTGGATGTCGCGGACGCCGAACTGCTCCGCAGCGCTCTGATCGCCAGCGGCGCTGCGGAACGGATGCAGGCCCTGACTGACGCCCAGCACGACCGGGTGCGCTCGATGATCGAGCAGGCCGCCCTGCCCGCCGCGCTGCGCAAGGCGCTGCAGCGGACCGCGACGATGTGCGCGGAGCGCACGGCATGA